A single region of the Malus sylvestris chromosome 8, drMalSylv7.2, whole genome shotgun sequence genome encodes:
- the LOC126631844 gene encoding probable serine/threonine-protein kinase At1g09600 isoform X2, with translation MGCLCSKATSEEGKVEQSETAERPLKDYSVQLIAPTPSLRDDFVTEVGGGGDGAEVSVRRSSRTASKANVGNNGSKNEDHQRGATLGLGASGRQTVMSRIVSMPHGAQGEQTAAGWPSWLTSVAGDAIKGWVPRRADSFEKLDKIGQGTYSSVYKARDLETGKIVALKKVRFVNMDPESVRFMAREIYILRRLDHPNVMKLEGLVTSRMSCSLYLVFEYMEHDLAGLAATRGIKFTEPQIKCYMQQLLRGLEYCHSQGVLHRDIKGSNLLLDNNGALKIGDFGLATFYEPDQNQALTSRVVTLWYRAPELLLGSTEYGVSIDLWSTGCILAEMYAGKPIMPGRTEVEQMHKIFKLCGSPSEEFWKKTKLPLATSFKPQQPYKRRIADTFKDVPPSALELIEKLLAIEPETRGSAASALSSEFFSTHPLPCDPSDLPKYRPSKEFDAKLRDEEKRRKADAFKGRGPESVRRGSRDTKAPSPEFNAPGEGQRNRKTTGHKYMSQRETVSGFAMEPHGGARSNGYSHCSTMVHPSAVGSSLNKTAGSTSRPELRSQRSHMPQAAVDLLSSSSKKKETVAGKESRTGYVPKNRIHCSGPLVPPGGNLEDMLKEHERQIQQAVRKARAR, from the exons ATGGGCTGTCTTTGCTCGAAAGCAACATCGGAAGAGGGAAAGGTGGAGCAATCCGAGACAGCAGAACGCCCGTTGAAGGATTATTCGGTTCAGTTGATTGCTCCTACTCCCTCATTGAGAGATGACTTTGTCACAGAAGTAGGCGGTGGTGGTGATGGGGCTGAGGTATCAGTGCGCAGGTCATCAAGAACAGCCTCAAAAGCAAATGTGGGGAACAATGGTAGTAAGAATGAAGACCATCAAAGAGGGGCAACACTGGGTTTAGGAGCAAGTGGAAGGCAAACGGTGATGTCTAGGATAGTGAGCATGCCGCATGGGGCACAAGGAGAACAAACTGCTGCTGGATGGCCGTCATGGCTAACTTCGGTTGCTGGAGATGCCATCAAAGGGTGGGTGCCTCGACGGGCAGACTCCTTTGAAAAGTTAGACAAA ATTGGACAAGGAACTTATAGCAGTGTATACAAGGCTCGCGACCTGGAAACTGGTAAAATCGTTGCATTGAAGAAAGTACGATTCGTAAATATGGACCCAGAAAGTGTTCGTTTTATGGCAAGAGAAATCTATATATTACGTAGACTTGATCACCCAAATGTTATGAAGCTCGAGGGTCTAGTCACTTCAAGAATGTCATGCAGCTTATACCTTGTCTTCGAGTATATGGAGCATGACCTTGCTGGTCTAGCAGCAACACGTGGCATCAAGTTTACTGAACCGCAG ATAAAATGTTATATGCAACAACTGCTTCGCGGACTTGAATACTGTCATAGTCAAGGTGTCCTGCACCGAGATATCAAGGGTTCAAATCTTTTACTTGACAATAATGGAGCTCTCAAGATTGGCGACTTTGGTCTGGCGACCTTTTATGAGCCTGACCAAAACCAGGCATTAACCAGTCGTGTTGTGACTCTGTGGTATAGGGCACCTGAACTTTTACTTGGTTCTACTGAGTATGGAGTTTCTATAGATCTATGGAGCACCGGCTGTATCCTTGCGGAAATGTATGCTGGAAAGCCTATCATGCCCGGCAGAACAGAG GTGGAACAAATGCATAAAATTTTTAAGCTTTGTGGTTCGCCATCTGAGGAATTCTGGAAGAAAACAAAGTTACCCCTTGCAACTAGTTTCAAACCTCAACAACCTTACAAGCGTCGTATTGCTGATACTTTCAAAGACGTCCCTCCTTCAGCTTTGGAGCTTATTGAAAAACTCCTTGCAATAGAACCAGAGACTCGGGGATCGGCTGCTTCAGCGCTTAGTAGTGAG TTCTTCAGTACACATCCTCTACCTTGTGATCCCTCAGATCTACCAAAATATCGTCCAAGCAAAGAGTTTGATGCAAAGCTTCGGGATGAGGAAAAACG GCGAAAAGCCGATGCATTTAAAGGGCGTGGTCCTGAATCTGTTAGAAGGGGTTCAAGAGATACCAAGGCACCATCGCCAGAATTTAATGCTCCGGGAGAG GGACAGAGAAACCGGAAAACCACAGGTCACAAGTACATGTCACAGCGAGAAACTGTCTCCGGCTTTGCAATGGAACCACATGGAGGAGCTAGGTCAAATGGGTACTCTCATTGTAGTACAATGGTACACCCTAGCGCAGTAGGATCGTCATTGAATAAGACAGCAGGTTCTACAAGTAGGCCAGAGCTAAGGTCGCAGAGATCTCATATGCCTCAAGCTGCAGTAGACTTATTAAGTTCTTCcagtaagaaaaaagaaactgtGGCTGGCAAAGAATCCAGAACG GGCTATGTACCTAAGAACAGAATCCATTGCTCTGGACCATTGGTGCCTCCGGGGGGAAATCTTGAGGACATGCTCAAAGAGCACGAAAGACAAATCCAGCAGGCTGTACGTAAAGCACGAGCGCGTTGA
- the LOC126631844 gene encoding probable serine/threonine-protein kinase At1g09600 isoform X1, producing MGCLCSKATSEEGKVEQSETAERPLKDYSVQLIAPTPSLRDDFVTEVGGGGDGAEVSVRRSSRTASKANVGNNGSKNEDHQRGATLGLGASGRQTVMSRIVSMPHGAQGEQTAAGWPSWLTSVAGDAIKGWVPRRADSFEKLDKIGQGTYSSVYKARDLETGKIVALKKVRFVNMDPESVRFMAREIYILRRLDHPNVMKLEGLVTSRMSCSLYLVFEYMEHDLAGLAATRGIKFTEPQIKCYMQQLLRGLEYCHSQGVLHRDIKGSNLLLDNNGALKIGDFGLATFYEPDQNQALTSRVVTLWYRAPELLLGSTEYGVSIDLWSTGCILAEMYAGKPIMPGRTEVEQMHKIFKLCGSPSEEFWKKTKLPLATSFKPQQPYKRRIADTFKDVPPSALELIEKLLAIEPETRGSAASALSSEFFSTHPLPCDPSDLPKYRPSKEFDAKLRDEEKRRKADAFKGRGPESVRRGSRDTKAPSPEFNAPGEQGQRNRKTTGHKYMSQRETVSGFAMEPHGGARSNGYSHCSTMVHPSAVGSSLNKTAGSTSRPELRSQRSHMPQAAVDLLSSSSKKKETVAGKESRTGYVPKNRIHCSGPLVPPGGNLEDMLKEHERQIQQAVRKARAR from the exons ATGGGCTGTCTTTGCTCGAAAGCAACATCGGAAGAGGGAAAGGTGGAGCAATCCGAGACAGCAGAACGCCCGTTGAAGGATTATTCGGTTCAGTTGATTGCTCCTACTCCCTCATTGAGAGATGACTTTGTCACAGAAGTAGGCGGTGGTGGTGATGGGGCTGAGGTATCAGTGCGCAGGTCATCAAGAACAGCCTCAAAAGCAAATGTGGGGAACAATGGTAGTAAGAATGAAGACCATCAAAGAGGGGCAACACTGGGTTTAGGAGCAAGTGGAAGGCAAACGGTGATGTCTAGGATAGTGAGCATGCCGCATGGGGCACAAGGAGAACAAACTGCTGCTGGATGGCCGTCATGGCTAACTTCGGTTGCTGGAGATGCCATCAAAGGGTGGGTGCCTCGACGGGCAGACTCCTTTGAAAAGTTAGACAAA ATTGGACAAGGAACTTATAGCAGTGTATACAAGGCTCGCGACCTGGAAACTGGTAAAATCGTTGCATTGAAGAAAGTACGATTCGTAAATATGGACCCAGAAAGTGTTCGTTTTATGGCAAGAGAAATCTATATATTACGTAGACTTGATCACCCAAATGTTATGAAGCTCGAGGGTCTAGTCACTTCAAGAATGTCATGCAGCTTATACCTTGTCTTCGAGTATATGGAGCATGACCTTGCTGGTCTAGCAGCAACACGTGGCATCAAGTTTACTGAACCGCAG ATAAAATGTTATATGCAACAACTGCTTCGCGGACTTGAATACTGTCATAGTCAAGGTGTCCTGCACCGAGATATCAAGGGTTCAAATCTTTTACTTGACAATAATGGAGCTCTCAAGATTGGCGACTTTGGTCTGGCGACCTTTTATGAGCCTGACCAAAACCAGGCATTAACCAGTCGTGTTGTGACTCTGTGGTATAGGGCACCTGAACTTTTACTTGGTTCTACTGAGTATGGAGTTTCTATAGATCTATGGAGCACCGGCTGTATCCTTGCGGAAATGTATGCTGGAAAGCCTATCATGCCCGGCAGAACAGAG GTGGAACAAATGCATAAAATTTTTAAGCTTTGTGGTTCGCCATCTGAGGAATTCTGGAAGAAAACAAAGTTACCCCTTGCAACTAGTTTCAAACCTCAACAACCTTACAAGCGTCGTATTGCTGATACTTTCAAAGACGTCCCTCCTTCAGCTTTGGAGCTTATTGAAAAACTCCTTGCAATAGAACCAGAGACTCGGGGATCGGCTGCTTCAGCGCTTAGTAGTGAG TTCTTCAGTACACATCCTCTACCTTGTGATCCCTCAGATCTACCAAAATATCGTCCAAGCAAAGAGTTTGATGCAAAGCTTCGGGATGAGGAAAAACG GCGAAAAGCCGATGCATTTAAAGGGCGTGGTCCTGAATCTGTTAGAAGGGGTTCAAGAGATACCAAGGCACCATCGCCAGAATTTAATGCTCCGGGAGAG CAGGGACAGAGAAACCGGAAAACCACAGGTCACAAGTACATGTCACAGCGAGAAACTGTCTCCGGCTTTGCAATGGAACCACATGGAGGAGCTAGGTCAAATGGGTACTCTCATTGTAGTACAATGGTACACCCTAGCGCAGTAGGATCGTCATTGAATAAGACAGCAGGTTCTACAAGTAGGCCAGAGCTAAGGTCGCAGAGATCTCATATGCCTCAAGCTGCAGTAGACTTATTAAGTTCTTCcagtaagaaaaaagaaactgtGGCTGGCAAAGAATCCAGAACG GGCTATGTACCTAAGAACAGAATCCATTGCTCTGGACCATTGGTGCCTCCGGGGGGAAATCTTGAGGACATGCTCAAAGAGCACGAAAGACAAATCCAGCAGGCTGTACGTAAAGCACGAGCGCGTTGA
- the LOC126631844 gene encoding probable serine/threonine-protein kinase At1g09600 isoform X3: MAVMANFGCWRCHQRIGQGTYSSVYKARDLETGKIVALKKVRFVNMDPESVRFMAREIYILRRLDHPNVMKLEGLVTSRMSCSLYLVFEYMEHDLAGLAATRGIKFTEPQIKCYMQQLLRGLEYCHSQGVLHRDIKGSNLLLDNNGALKIGDFGLATFYEPDQNQALTSRVVTLWYRAPELLLGSTEYGVSIDLWSTGCILAEMYAGKPIMPGRTEVEQMHKIFKLCGSPSEEFWKKTKLPLATSFKPQQPYKRRIADTFKDVPPSALELIEKLLAIEPETRGSAASALSSEFFSTHPLPCDPSDLPKYRPSKEFDAKLRDEEKRRKADAFKGRGPESVRRGSRDTKAPSPEFNAPGEQGQRNRKTTGHKYMSQRETVSGFAMEPHGGARSNGYSHCSTMVHPSAVGSSLNKTAGSTSRPELRSQRSHMPQAAVDLLSSSSKKKETVAGKESRTGYVPKNRIHCSGPLVPPGGNLEDMLKEHERQIQQAVRKARAR, encoded by the exons ATGGCCGTCATGGCTAACTTCGGTTGCTGGAGATGCCATCAAAGG ATTGGACAAGGAACTTATAGCAGTGTATACAAGGCTCGCGACCTGGAAACTGGTAAAATCGTTGCATTGAAGAAAGTACGATTCGTAAATATGGACCCAGAAAGTGTTCGTTTTATGGCAAGAGAAATCTATATATTACGTAGACTTGATCACCCAAATGTTATGAAGCTCGAGGGTCTAGTCACTTCAAGAATGTCATGCAGCTTATACCTTGTCTTCGAGTATATGGAGCATGACCTTGCTGGTCTAGCAGCAACACGTGGCATCAAGTTTACTGAACCGCAG ATAAAATGTTATATGCAACAACTGCTTCGCGGACTTGAATACTGTCATAGTCAAGGTGTCCTGCACCGAGATATCAAGGGTTCAAATCTTTTACTTGACAATAATGGAGCTCTCAAGATTGGCGACTTTGGTCTGGCGACCTTTTATGAGCCTGACCAAAACCAGGCATTAACCAGTCGTGTTGTGACTCTGTGGTATAGGGCACCTGAACTTTTACTTGGTTCTACTGAGTATGGAGTTTCTATAGATCTATGGAGCACCGGCTGTATCCTTGCGGAAATGTATGCTGGAAAGCCTATCATGCCCGGCAGAACAGAG GTGGAACAAATGCATAAAATTTTTAAGCTTTGTGGTTCGCCATCTGAGGAATTCTGGAAGAAAACAAAGTTACCCCTTGCAACTAGTTTCAAACCTCAACAACCTTACAAGCGTCGTATTGCTGATACTTTCAAAGACGTCCCTCCTTCAGCTTTGGAGCTTATTGAAAAACTCCTTGCAATAGAACCAGAGACTCGGGGATCGGCTGCTTCAGCGCTTAGTAGTGAG TTCTTCAGTACACATCCTCTACCTTGTGATCCCTCAGATCTACCAAAATATCGTCCAAGCAAAGAGTTTGATGCAAAGCTTCGGGATGAGGAAAAACG GCGAAAAGCCGATGCATTTAAAGGGCGTGGTCCTGAATCTGTTAGAAGGGGTTCAAGAGATACCAAGGCACCATCGCCAGAATTTAATGCTCCGGGAGAG CAGGGACAGAGAAACCGGAAAACCACAGGTCACAAGTACATGTCACAGCGAGAAACTGTCTCCGGCTTTGCAATGGAACCACATGGAGGAGCTAGGTCAAATGGGTACTCTCATTGTAGTACAATGGTACACCCTAGCGCAGTAGGATCGTCATTGAATAAGACAGCAGGTTCTACAAGTAGGCCAGAGCTAAGGTCGCAGAGATCTCATATGCCTCAAGCTGCAGTAGACTTATTAAGTTCTTCcagtaagaaaaaagaaactgtGGCTGGCAAAGAATCCAGAACG GGCTATGTACCTAAGAACAGAATCCATTGCTCTGGACCATTGGTGCCTCCGGGGGGAAATCTTGAGGACATGCTCAAAGAGCACGAAAGACAAATCCAGCAGGCTGTACGTAAAGCACGAGCGCGTTGA